A genomic region of Eucalyptus grandis isolate ANBG69807.140 chromosome 5, ASM1654582v1, whole genome shotgun sequence contains the following coding sequences:
- the LOC104446924 gene encoding cysteine protease XCP1-like: MGLKLAKNFSIWLILVLCACAVQPVNRTHKVGLNKFSDLTNEEFVAAYTGYKLPSSTRRNSSQVNSFKYQGSNSIPESVNWVKQGAVNPIKNQGQCGSCWFSVVAAVEAITQITTGVLPNLSEQQLIDCATDGNQGCQGGWMDNGFEYIINNNGISSETNYPYVGVDSTCDVQASSVAEAKISDYRDVPRTRTTC; the protein is encoded by the exons ATGGGTttgaaacttgcaaaaaatttcTCCATATGGTTGATACTTGTCTTGTGTGCATGTGCAGTGCAGCCGGTCAACCGGACTCACAAGGTTGGATTGAACAAGTTCTCGGACTTGACCAACGAGGAATTTGTGGCAGCATATACCGGATACAAATTGCCATCATCAACACGCAGGAACTCGTCCCAAGTCAATTCTTTTAAGTACCAAGGTTCGAATAGCATCCCGGAGAGCGTCAATTGGGTAAAACAAGGTGCTGTCAACCCTATAAAGAACCAAGGCCAATGTG GATCTTGCTGGTTCTCCGTGGTGGCGGCGGTCGAAGCAATCACACAGATCACCACTGGCGTGCTACCAAACCTGTCCGAGCAGCAACTCATAGACTGCGCCACTGACGGGAACCAGGGCTGTCAAGGCGGCTGGATGGACAATGGCTTCGAGtacatcatcaacaacaatggCATCAGCTCCGAGACGAACTACCCGTACGTTGGGGTCGACAGCACCTGCGATGTGCAGGCCTCATCTGTTGCCGAGGCCAAAATATCGGACTACAGGGACGTCCCCCGAACGAGGACGACATGCTGA